The following proteins are co-located in the Phyllostomus discolor isolate MPI-MPIP mPhyDis1 chromosome 1, mPhyDis1.pri.v3, whole genome shotgun sequence genome:
- the ENAM gene encoding enamelin, which produces MVLLQCRHGASFPKLDNLVPSGKMKILLVFLGVLGNSIAMPMQMPRMPGFSSKSEEMMRYGHFNFMNSPHLGQLGPLYGYGAQIPQLFPQYQMPMWPQPPPKTGRPRKPSSPSAPKHQSKTDQVPETQKPNQPQPKKPPPKRPLKQPPPAPTPPQEEAQPPQPFPPFGNGIFPYQQPPWQIPHRVPPGFGRPPVSNEEGGNPYFGYFGYQGFGGRPPYYSEEMFEQDFEKPKEEDPPKTESPPTEPSSNSTVPETNSTQANAANPGGHPGGNDTSPTGNSGQGPNTVGNPTTQNGVVPPPAVNVSGQGAPRSQIPWRPNQPNIRENYPNPNVQSFPGGRQWRPPGTATGHRQNWPFYRNQVQRGPRWNSYALESKQAVRPGNPTYRKAYASTARGSSPNLAGNPTNFRRKPQGPSKPPVGTNGAPLRPKHSTTVGRNEKIQNPREKPLGEKERIVIPTRDPTGSWRNSQDYGVNKSNYKLPHPEGNALVPNFNSIDQRENSYYPRGDSRRAPNSDGQTQTQNLPRGIILEPRRIPYESETNQPELKHSTYQPAYPEEIPPPAREQYPGGRNTWNHQEISPPFKEDPGRQAEHLPHPPHGSRVDVHYSDYNPYDPRESSPYIRSGKWDERDDSPNTMGLPEDPLYPMNTPDPKETVPYNEEDPIDPTGDELFPGQSKWGVEESSFKEGTTVRHYKGEQYTSNQPKEYLPYSLDNPAKPREDFPYGEYYPWNPDESFPSYNAVPTVLPPVEDRGYYANRAVGQEEGTLFPSWNSWDRRIEAQGQRERRPYFDRNFWDQPRNLHKAPASPPHQKENQPYPISPAGLQRNPMWHEGENLNYGMQITRLNSPDREHLAFQDLLPPSYTLGQKEAHLFHLRQRSPCCAGGSTGHKDNPLALQDYTPSFGLVPGENQETSPLSTKDSHAKHARHTVSPTSILPTQTNSSEKRQPVESQNPSPFRDDVSTLRRNMPCSIKNQLDQRGIMPFSEASSLQLKNTPCLKNDPEGEGNNILEEIFEGNQLNERPVDLTPEQLVIGTPDEGPKPEDIQSEVLGNEGERQQQRPSSILQLPCFGSKLAKYHSSSPGTPSSIGRQSPFNGDSLMPTEIPNSLAGLATGTEFQSINVDPLNANEHTPFDSLQIGTNPQDQVQDCLLLQA; this is translated from the exons ATGGTGCTGCTTCAGTGCAGACATGGTGCCTCTTTTCCTAAGCTAGATAACTTG GTACCAAGTGGAAAAATGAAGATTCTTCTGGTCTTTCTAGGTGTGCTTGGTAATTCTATTGCTATGCca ATGCAAATGCCCCGAATGCCTGGATTTAGCAGTAAAAGTGAGGAG ATGATGCGGTATGGTCACTTCAACTTCATGAACTCTCCACAT CTAGGACAGCTGGGCCCCTTGTATGGATACGGTGCACAAATTCCTCAGCTCTTCCCACAGTACCAGATGCCCATGTGGCCCCAGCCACCACCCAAAACAGGGCGCCCACGGAAACCTTCATCTCCTTCAGCACCCAAACACCAGAGCAAGACTGATCAAGTCCCAGAGACCCAGAAACCCAACCAACCTCAACCAAAGAAACCACCACCAAAGCGGCCCTTAAAGCAGCCACCACCTGCCCCAACTCCACCTCAAGAGGAAGCCCAGCCACCTCAG CCATTCCCACCATTCGGCAATGGGATCTTTCCCTATCAACAGCCACCGTGGCAAATTCCACAt AGGGTACCACCAGGTTTTGGACGTCCGCCTGTCAGCAATGAAGAAGGGGGA AATCCTTACTTTGGATATTTTGGATACCAGGGATTTGGGGGTCGTCCTCCATATTACTCAGAAGAGATGTTTGAACAAGATTTTGAAAAACCCAAAGAAGAAGACCCTCCTAAAACTGAGAGTCCACCTACCGAACCCTCGTCAAATTCAACAGTTCCTGAGACTAATTCTACCCAAGCAAATGCGGCCAATCCCGGCGGGCATCCGGGTGGAAATGACACCAGCCCAACAGGCAACAGTGGCCAGGGGCCGAACACTGTGGGCAACCCTACAACTCAAAACGGGGTCGTCCCACCCCCAGCAGTTAATGTTTCAGGCCAGGGGGCACCAAGAAGTCAAATCCCATGGAGACCAAATCAGCCGAATATTCGCGAAAATTACCCAAATCCTAACGTTCAAAGTTTTCCTGGGGGAAGACAATGGCGTCCCCCTGGTACCGCCACGGGGCACAGACAGAATTGGCCTTTTTACCGAAATCAAGTCCAAAGAGGTCCTCGGTGGAATTCCTACGCTTTGGAAAGCAAACAAGCAGTTCGTCCAGGAAATCCAACCTATCGCAAAGCTTATGCTTCCACTGCGAGAGGCAGTTCTCCCAATCTTGCAGGAAATCCAACAAACTTCAGAAGGAAGCCTCAGGGGCCAAGTAAACCCCCTGTGGGAACCAACGGTGCCCCTTTGCGTCCCAAACATAGTACTACTGTTGGCCGCAAcgaaaaaattcaaaatccaaGAGAGAAGCCATtaggtgaaaaagaaagaatagtcaTTCCTACAAGGGATCCAACTGGCTCCTGGAGAAACTCTCAAGACTATGGAGTTAATAAATCAAACTATAAACTGCCTCACCCTGAGGGTAATGCGCTAGTCCCAAATTTTAATTCTATTGATCAACGTGAAAATTCTTATTACCCAAGAGGAGATTCCAGAAGAGCCCCAAATTCTGATGGACAAACCCAAACCCAGAATTTGCCCAGAGGGATTATTTTAGAACCAAGAAGGATCCCATATGAATCAGAAACTAATCAGCCAGAATTAAAGCACAGTACATATCAGCCTGCATACCCTGAGGAAATCCCTCCCCCTGCAAGAGAACAATATCCTGGTGGAAGAAATACTTGGAACCACCAAGAAATCTCCCCACCTTTTAAGGAAGatccaggcaggcaggcagaacaCTTGCCTCATCCTCCCCATGGCTCTAGGGTAGATGTGCACTACTCTGACTACAATCCTTATGATCCTAGGGAAAGCTCACCATACATTAGAAGTGGTAAATGGGATGAGAGAGACGATTCTCCCAATACTATGGGGCTACCAGAAGATCCGCTGTACCCCATGAATACTCCAGACCCAAAAGAAACAGTCCCTTATAATGAAGAGGACCCAATTGATCCAACTGGAGATGAACTTTTTCCGGGACAAAGTAAATGGGGTGTGGAGGAGTCGAGCTTTAAAGAAGGCACCACAGTTAGGCATTACAAAGGTGAGCAATATACCTCCAATCAACCAAAGGAGTACCTTCCCTATTCTTTAGATAATCCAGCAAAACCCAGGGAGGATTTTCCTTATGGTGAATATTACCCCTGGAACCCAGATGAGAGTTTTCCATCATATAATGCAGTTCCCACTGTCCTACCACCTGTGGAGGACAGGGGCTATTATGCTAATAGAGCTGTTGGACAAGAAGAAGGCACTCTGTTTCCTTCTTGGAACTCCTGGGACCGCAGGATAGAAGCccaagggcagagagaaagaagaccaTATTTTGACAGAAATTTCTGGGATCAGCCAAGAAACTTACACAAAGCCCCTGCTAGTCCACCACACCAGAAGGAGAACCAGCCTTATCCCATCTCCCCAGCTGGGCTTCAGAGAAATCCAATGTGGCATGAAGGTGAGAACTTGAATTACGGCATGCAGATTACTAGATTAAATTCACCAGACAGGGAACATTTGGCTTTCCAGGATTTACTGCCTCCAAGTTACACACTAGGTCAAAAAGAAGCACATTTATTTCACCTTAGGCAGAGAAGCCCTTGCTGTGCTGGTGGCTCCACTGGACACAAAGACAATCCACTTGCTCTACAAGACTACACTCCATCCTTTGGTCTGGTGCCAGGGGAGAACCAAGAAACCAGCCCTCTGTCTACAAAAGATAGTCATGCAAAGCATGCAAGACATACTGTCTCCCCAACAAGCATCCTACCTACCCAAACAAACAGCTCAGAGAAAAGACAGCCTGTAGAAAGTCAAAATCCAAGTCCTTTTAGAGACGATGTGTCCACTCTGAGGAGGAACATGCCGTGTTCTATAAAGAATCAACTGGACCAAAGGGGAATTATGCCATTTTCTGAAGCCAGTTCCCTTCAATTAAAGAACACACCTTGTCTCAAAAATGACCCTGAAGGAGAAGGAAACAATattttggaagaaatatttgAGGGCAACCAGCTCAATGAAAGGCCTGTTGACCTTACTCCTGAGCAGCTTGTTATCGGGACACCTGATGAAGGCCCCAAGCCAGAAGACATCCAAAGCGAAGTGCTAGGAAATGAGGGTGAAAGGCAACAACAAAGACCATCTAGCATCCTACAGTTACCATGCTTTGGCTCCAAATTAGCCAAGTATCACTCCTCCAGCCCCGGAACTCCATCTAGCATTGGAAGGCAAAGCCCATTCAATGGGGATTCATTAATGCCTACCGAAATTCCTAACTCATTGGCTGGATTAGCTACTGGGACTGAGTTTCAGAGTATAAATGTAGACCCACTTAATGCAAATGAACACACTCCATTTGATTCCCTTCAAATAGGGACCAATCCACAGGACCAGGTGCAAGACTGCTTATTACTTCAGGCCTAG